A region of Ferruginibacter albus DNA encodes the following proteins:
- the dapF gene encoding diaminopimelate epimerase, with translation MKISFSKYQGTGNDFIILDNRDGIYSGLAPAQVKSLCNRKFGIGADGLMLLNANAGYDFEMKYYNADGNESSMCGNGGRCLVRFAHDVGIHKTAYKFLAIDGEHLAEIDTDDSIRLKMINVDNVEEKNSHFVLNTGSPHFVKFASNVPEIDVVETGREIRYSSTYEKEGINVNFVEILSPYKILVRTYERGVEDETLSCGTGVTASALVAAHNDNGFNRVEVKTPGGHLSVEYEKIDSQHFNNIWLCGPAKFVFKGEVEI, from the coding sequence ATGAAAATAAGTTTTTCAAAATACCAGGGAACTGGAAACGATTTTATTATTTTAGATAACCGCGATGGTATTTATTCCGGATTAGCCCCTGCACAAGTAAAAAGTTTGTGCAACAGAAAATTTGGTATCGGTGCCGACGGGTTAATGTTATTAAATGCAAATGCAGGTTATGATTTTGAAATGAAATATTACAATGCCGATGGCAATGAGAGCAGCATGTGCGGTAATGGCGGACGTTGTCTAGTACGTTTTGCGCATGATGTAGGCATTCATAAAACGGCTTATAAATTTTTAGCCATAGATGGTGAACATTTGGCAGAGATAGATACCGATGACTCTATCCGTTTAAAAATGATCAACGTAGATAATGTTGAAGAAAAAAACTCACATTTTGTTTTAAATACAGGCTCACCGCATTTCGTAAAATTCGCCTCCAATGTTCCGGAGATTGACGTGGTGGAAACCGGGAGAGAGATCCGCTATAGCAGCACATACGAAAAAGAAGGCATTAATGTAAATTTTGTAGAGATATTAAGCCCTTATAAAATTTTGGTACGTACTTACGAAAGAGGCGTAGAAGATGAGACCTTAAGTTGCGGTACCGGTGTTACAGCATCAGCATTGGTAGCCGCACATAACGACAATGGATTTAATCGTGTAGAAGTAAAAACCCCGGGGGGGCATTTAAGTGTTGAATACGAAAAAATAGATTCGCAGCACTTTAATAATATATGGCTTTGCGGACCGGCTAAATTTGTATTTAAAGGAGAAGTGGAAATTTAA
- a CDS encoding nucleoside phosphorylase: MNRIAESELIITKRDAIYHLDCKPEEIANTIITVGDPDRVSAVSKHFDKIEYKNQHREFVTHTGYIGKKRISCISTGIGTDNIDIVLNELDALVNIDFKTRTIKNKLTSLNIIRVGTSGSLQKDIPVDSFVTSTHGLGIDNLLNFYLQSNNEEEKQLVQSFVTQTQLHQQFAHPYISGASGALLKHFVKDFHQGITVTCPGFYGPQGRVLRLGLANPSLIDNLTRFTFGQHRISNFEMETAGIYGMGKLLGHHCLSLSAIVANRIDKQFSKDGNAVVEKLIQITLQTISDKL, from the coding sequence ATGAACAGAATTGCAGAATCGGAATTAATTATTACCAAGAGAGATGCGATCTATCACCTGGATTGTAAACCGGAAGAAATAGCGAACACTATTATCACTGTCGGCGACCCTGACAGAGTAAGTGCAGTGAGCAAGCATTTTGATAAAATAGAATATAAAAATCAACATCGGGAATTTGTAACACACACCGGTTATATTGGCAAAAAAAGAATTAGTTGTATCAGTACCGGCATTGGCACTGATAATATTGATATCGTCTTAAATGAACTGGATGCCTTGGTTAATATTGATTTTAAAACAAGAACAATAAAGAATAAGCTTACTTCTTTAAACATCATCCGTGTTGGCACTTCAGGGTCTTTACAAAAAGATATACCTGTGGATAGTTTTGTAACAAGTACACATGGCTTAGGTATCGACAATCTCCTTAACTTTTATCTACAGTCTAATAATGAAGAAGAAAAACAATTGGTTCAAAGTTTTGTTACACAAACACAGTTACACCAGCAATTTGCACATCCATATATTAGTGGCGCAAGCGGGGCTTTATTAAAGCATTTTGTAAAAGATTTTCACCAGGGCATAACGGTTACCTGCCCGGGCTTTTATGGTCCGCAGGGAAGAGTGTTACGCCTGGGATTGGCGAATCCATCTTTAATTGATAATCTTACCAGGTTTACTTTTGGGCAACACCGCATCAGCAATTTTGAAATGGAAACAGCAGGTATTTATGGAATGGGCAAATTATTAGGACATCATTGTTTATCATTAAGTGCTATCGTTGCCAACCGCATAGACAAACAATTCAGCAAAGATGGAAATGCTGTGGTAGAAAAATTAATTCAGATAACTTTGCAAACAATTTCAGATAAATTATAA
- a CDS encoding NUDIX domain-containing protein, with amino-acid sequence MQQITLRVYGILINDKKQVLVSDEYIRGNYYTKFPGGGLELGEGTRDCLKREFKEELDLEVEVGDHIYTTDFFQVSGFNNAHQIIAIYYYATALEPIKAPLRTKPFDFDEQQLKVYDEIQQTETVRFIEWDEFSADSVTLPIDKIVSTMVKQQFS; translated from the coding sequence ATGCAGCAAATTACTTTACGTGTTTACGGGATTTTAATCAACGATAAAAAACAGGTTTTGGTAAGCGATGAATATATACGTGGTAATTATTACACCAAGTTTCCCGGTGGTGGTTTGGAATTAGGTGAAGGAACAAGAGATTGTTTAAAAAGAGAATTTAAAGAAGAGCTTGATTTGGAAGTTGAAGTGGGCGATCATATTTATACAACTGATTTTTTCCAGGTAAGCGGTTTTAATAATGCACATCAGATCATTGCTATTTATTATTATGCAACAGCATTGGAGCCAATTAAAGCCCCCTTACGCACAAAGCCTTTTGATTTTGACGAACAGCAATTAAAAGTATACGATGAAATCCAACAAACGGAAACTGTACGTTTTATTGAGTGGGATGAGTTTTCGGCAGACAGCGTAACATTACCGATCGATAAAATAGTTTCCACTATGGTGAAACAACAATTTTCATGA